Proteins encoded in a region of the Magnetococcales bacterium genome:
- the nuoF gene encoding NADH-quinone oxidoreductase subunit NuoF, with the protein MTETPGERVVYRNVDRQDGHLLAVAREHGAYEAARKALAMSREAVIDEVKKSNLRGRGGAGFPAGMKWSFIPKDTKRPHYLICNADEGEPGTCKDREILRRDPHLLIEGMIIAAYAVQAERGYIYIRGEFYRETERLQQAVDDAIAAGILGDNVLESGHRFHLAVHRGAGAYVCGEETGLIESLEGKKGQPRLKPPFPANVGLYDCPTVINNVETLAAVPAILAKGGEWYAGLGVPKSNGTKVFSVSGHVVRPGNYEVPLGIPLKKLIEEYAGGVRGGWDNLKGVIPGGSSTPVLRAEVCATIAMDYESLAKAGTMLGAGSVIVMDKSVCIVRAIARLSRFYRHESCGQCTPCREGTGWLAQIMNRLEAGHGAVGDVELLKNICDNISGKTICALGDAAAMPVAGAIRAFPEEFDYHIKHGRCMVG; encoded by the coding sequence ATGACTGAAACACCCGGGGAGAGAGTCGTATACCGCAACGTGGATCGCCAGGACGGTCATCTGCTGGCCGTGGCCCGGGAGCATGGCGCCTACGAAGCGGCCCGCAAGGCGCTGGCCATGAGCCGCGAGGCGGTGATCGACGAGGTGAAAAAGTCCAATCTGCGGGGGCGGGGCGGGGCCGGTTTTCCGGCTGGCATGAAGTGGTCGTTCATTCCCAAGGATACCAAACGCCCGCACTATCTGATCTGCAACGCCGATGAGGGCGAACCCGGAACCTGCAAGGATCGGGAAATTTTGCGGCGCGATCCCCACCTGCTGATCGAAGGGATGATCATCGCCGCCTATGCCGTGCAGGCCGAACGCGGCTACATCTACATTCGCGGCGAATTTTACCGCGAGACCGAGCGCCTCCAACAAGCTGTGGACGATGCCATCGCTGCCGGGATTCTGGGAGATAACGTCCTGGAGAGTGGTCACCGGTTTCATCTGGCGGTCCACCGGGGCGCCGGGGCCTACGTCTGCGGTGAAGAGACAGGCCTGATCGAGTCTCTGGAAGGAAAAAAGGGCCAGCCGCGTCTGAAACCCCCGTTTCCGGCCAATGTGGGATTGTACGATTGCCCCACGGTGATCAACAACGTGGAGACCCTGGCGGCGGTGCCGGCCATCCTGGCCAAAGGGGGGGAGTGGTATGCCGGGTTGGGTGTGCCCAAATCGAATGGCACCAAGGTGTTCAGCGTGTCGGGCCATGTGGTGCGTCCTGGCAACTATGAGGTGCCGCTGGGCATTCCACTAAAAAAATTGATCGAAGAGTACGCCGGCGGGGTACGCGGGGGTTGGGACAACCTGAAGGGGGTGATCCCCGGCGGCTCCTCCACGCCCGTTCTGCGGGCCGAGGTGTGCGCCACCATTGCCATGGACTACGAATCCCTGGCCAAGGCCGGGACCATGTTGGGGGCCGGTTCGGTGATCGTGATGGACAAATCGGTCTGCATCGTGCGGGCCATTGCACGGCTGTCGCGATTTTATCGGCATGAGTCGTGTGGACAATGCACCCCCTGCCGGGAAGGAACGGGTTGGCTGGCGCAGATCATGAACCGCCTGGAAGCGGGGCATGGCGCCGTGGGTGATGTCGAGTTGTTGAAAAACATTTGTGACAACATATCGGGCAAGACCATCTGCGCCCTGGGTGATGCGGCGGCCATGCCGGTTGCCGGGGCCATCCGGGCTTTTCCGGAAGAGTTTGATTATCATATCAAGCACGGTCGGTGCATGGTGGGATGA
- the nuoG gene encoding NADH-quinone oxidoreductase subunit NuoG, protein MPTLIINGKEVTVEPGTTIMEAARRLEIHIPHFCFHPGLSVAGNCRMCMVEVEKMPRPVASCAMPVAEGMVVQTESALAQKARKGVMELLLINHPLDCPVCDQGGECDLQDLALKYGPDRSRYTVTKRQVRNKDLGPLIETEMDRCIHCTRCIRFSQEVAGVEEMGAMHRGDHMEVGPWVEGVLSSEMAGNMAEICPVGALNDKPFHFQARGWELQTVDGVCGHCAVGCQVRWQSQQGRIKRVRAGHCAPIHGDWICDKGRFAYDGLSVARLTMPMLRKEEVLAATTWKAALARAGEILRGVAPEEIAGLAGEYHLSAEDLFAFQDLLRYAVGTPHLDHRLRQRDFSGDEHPLTRGDLLLNTPLADWPQADCIVLVGCDPRQEAPILNWRVRQAALAGARVFSVNPRRLHATFPGLEELVQPPGLEGEFLDQVLKALKAKKAGATPAARVAAALKGAQRPVLLLGAHAVNHPQAEVLRRQAVAILEGCGGLAGAWRGYNRLTAPGSSVTAQDMGVVPHRGPGYRPMAQVGYHATEILRRAAEGTIKVLVLLATDPLLDGVDADLARAAISRAQVIWIGAHRSPTMERAAVVLPAAVAMPEQDALTTNAEGRVQRSAQSVPPPGDARPVWRIMRALSDHLSRPLGYNNLAALRAAIIAVDPAYDVLTLPVGELSPLPSALMVTTGLAAKFKAAAATTRSGLTLVLEPSLWRSDTVARASVTMEKLAVRQQVRINPGDAGRLGVGEGQRVRLTCGDKSVDAVATCDGAIPEGMLFGHHGVEGEGVQSLCSWETGSPAVNVTVS, encoded by the coding sequence ATGCCTACCCTGATCATCAACGGTAAGGAGGTCACGGTCGAACCGGGAACGACCATCATGGAGGCCGCCCGGCGACTGGAGATCCACATTCCCCATTTTTGCTTCCACCCCGGATTGTCGGTGGCGGGGAATTGCCGGATGTGCATGGTGGAGGTGGAGAAGATGCCGCGTCCCGTGGCCTCCTGCGCCATGCCGGTCGCCGAAGGGATGGTGGTGCAGACGGAAAGTGCGTTGGCCCAGAAGGCCCGCAAAGGGGTGATGGAGCTTTTGCTCATTAACCATCCTCTGGATTGTCCGGTCTGTGACCAGGGGGGGGAGTGCGACCTCCAGGATCTGGCCCTGAAGTATGGCCCGGATCGGAGCCGGTATACGGTGACCAAACGCCAGGTTCGCAACAAGGATCTGGGCCCGCTGATCGAAACCGAGATGGACCGCTGCATCCATTGCACCCGCTGCATCCGTTTTTCGCAGGAGGTGGCCGGTGTCGAAGAGATGGGGGCCATGCATCGCGGCGACCATATGGAGGTGGGGCCCTGGGTGGAGGGCGTCCTCAGCTCCGAGATGGCGGGCAACATGGCAGAGATCTGTCCCGTTGGCGCCTTGAACGACAAGCCGTTCCACTTTCAGGCCCGGGGGTGGGAGTTGCAGACGGTGGACGGTGTTTGCGGTCACTGCGCGGTGGGCTGCCAGGTGCGTTGGCAATCCCAGCAGGGCCGCATCAAGAGGGTTCGGGCTGGCCACTGTGCCCCGATCCATGGCGATTGGATTTGCGACAAGGGGCGCTTTGCCTATGACGGGTTGTCCGTGGCGCGCCTGACCATGCCCATGCTCCGCAAGGAGGAGGTTCTGGCGGCAACGACCTGGAAGGCGGCGCTTGCCCGGGCTGGGGAGATTTTGCGTGGCGTGGCCCCGGAGGAGATCGCCGGGCTGGCGGGTGAGTATCACCTGAGCGCCGAGGATCTCTTTGCGTTTCAGGATCTGCTGCGCTATGCCGTCGGGACGCCGCATCTGGACCATCGGTTGCGGCAGAGGGATTTCAGCGGGGACGAACACCCCCTGACGCGGGGTGACCTGCTGTTGAATACCCCTCTGGCGGATTGGCCGCAGGCGGATTGTATCGTTCTGGTCGGCTGTGATCCGCGCCAGGAAGCGCCCATCTTGAACTGGCGCGTCCGGCAGGCGGCTCTGGCGGGGGCCAGGGTGTTCTCTGTCAACCCGCGCCGTTTGCATGCGACCTTTCCAGGCCTGGAGGAGCTGGTGCAGCCGCCTGGCCTTGAAGGGGAGTTTCTGGATCAGGTGTTGAAGGCGCTCAAGGCCAAGAAAGCGGGGGCGACGCCGGCGGCCCGCGTGGCAGCCGCCCTGAAGGGAGCGCAGCGACCCGTGTTGCTTCTGGGGGCGCATGCAGTCAACCATCCGCAGGCGGAAGTGCTGCGGCGGCAGGCGGTGGCGATCCTGGAAGGGTGTGGCGGCCTGGCCGGGGCGTGGCGTGGTTACAATCGTCTGACTGCTCCGGGGAGTTCCGTGACCGCCCAAGACATGGGGGTCGTGCCGCATCGCGGGCCTGGATATCGGCCCATGGCGCAGGTTGGTTACCACGCCACCGAAATCTTGCGTCGGGCAGCCGAGGGTACGATCAAGGTGCTCGTGCTGCTGGCGACGGACCCCCTTTTGGATGGGGTGGATGCGGATCTGGCCCGTGCGGCCATAAGTCGCGCCCAGGTGATCTGGATCGGCGCCCATCGCTCGCCCACGATGGAGCGGGCGGCGGTTGTGCTGCCTGCCGCCGTTGCCATGCCGGAACAGGATGCCCTGACCACCAACGCCGAAGGGCGGGTGCAGCGGAGCGCCCAGTCCGTGCCTCCGCCGGGAGACGCACGACCGGTGTGGCGTATCATGCGCGCCTTGAGTGACCATCTCTCCCGCCCCCTGGGATACAACAACCTGGCGGCGTTGCGTGCGGCCATCATTGCAGTGGACCCGGCTTATGATGTGCTGACGCTGCCTGTCGGGGAGTTGTCCCCGCTGCCGTCGGCTCTGATGGTGACGACGGGGTTGGCGGCCAAGTTCAAGGCAGCGGCTGCGACCACAAGGAGCGGGTTGACTCTGGTTTTGGAGCCCTCGCTCTGGCGCTCGGATACCGTGGCACGCGCTTCGGTCACCATGGAAAAACTCGCTGTGCGTCAGCAGGTGCGGATCAATCCCGGCGATGCTGGGCGCCTGGGGGTCGGCGAGGGTCAAAGGGTGCGCCTGACCTGCGGCGACAAGAGTGTGGATGCGGTTGCCACATGCGATGGCGCCATTCCCGAAGGGATGCTGTTTGGCCACCATGGCGTGGAGGGCGAAGGTGTACAGAGCCTGTGCAGTTGGGAGACGGGTTCTCCTGCCGTCAATGTGACGGTGTCGTAG